From the Bacteroidia bacterium genome, the window TTAACTGCCGATGATGCATCATTCATTACAAATACTTCGTGGCTGGCTGTTGTTTGAATTCTAGAGGAGAGTAAACTTAAGCTTCCTGTAGGTCCAATTTTCATATCAGCAATTAGTACCACAGTACTACCTGCTTTGTTTACAATAACATTTGTGAGGGTATCATTATTATTTATGTTTTGTGTTCCTAATCCATTCAACACAAGGTTTCCATTATTACCCATATTAAATTGCCCGGCAGAATTTGATAAACTTCCTTTCAAGATAACAGTTTTATTAATGGCATCAAATCTTGAGCTAGGGCCAATTAAGGCCAAACTACCCTGCATTTCTATATTTTGAAGCAAGTCAACTTTTCCTCCGGTTTTACTAATAGTGATATGGGAGAACCTGTTTGGCGAAATAAGATTACCGTTTAAGGTCTGATCAATACTTCCGTTGTTAAACAAGAAACCAGATCCTGTTGCAATATTCAATTCTCCATTATTCTGTACATTACCACAGATAGTTAGGAATTGGTTGTTATCCATGATTAACGTTCCACCCGGTTCGAGTTTAAGATCTTTACATGAAGCACCTGCTGTTCCAATATAGGGCTGATTAGCTCCTGAAAGCGGAATGATAGCATTTACTGTACAACTTGGAATATTACATCCACCCCAGTTAGCAGCTGTAAACCAGTCGTTGCTTTCTGCGCCTGTCCAATAGGCCGTGGTGCCACCTGCCGTATAATCTACCGGTGCCGAAGCGGGGAAGTTGAGTGTAAACCCTGAAATACTGTTGGAATAGTTACTTACTACCAATAAATAAACATCTCCTGCAGCTGCACTGATTCTTGAGTTGTATGCACCATTAAATCCCGGATAGGCTGCAGGTGCAGTACCGTTTGAATTGCTGTTAAGTCCTGTTAATCCTAATGCACTATAGTTACAACGTAATGGAGCTGCACCACCGGCAATTCCGGCACATGAAGTAGCCCCGGTGCCAGCAATTTTCCATATAGCAAAGTCATAGTCTGTACAGGCAGTACTCGGAGCACCTACCCAATCATTAGGAATAATATTGAATTCAAGATTTCCTGCACTGGCAATATTTATCTGATACCATGCTGAACCTCGTTCAGCAGTGGATAAGCAGTTTGATCCTGCCCCTGGAAAATCACAATTGTTACCAAAAAGTTGAAATCCCGGATCTCCAACCTGTGTGTTTTGATTACAAACAATAATCGGTGAGCCACAATCCTGTCCTTCAATCTCCGGTAAAGAAGTCCCGCCATTAACGGCTATAATACTAAATGTTCCTGTTAAATAACCTTCTCCATCAACGACAACATAATATGTGTTGCCCGGTGTGAGTCCTGTTAAACTTAGTTGTGACATGGTAGTTGGTGTTGGCCAGGTTCCACCACAACCCGGTGCATTTAAATTACAGGCTATAAAAGTCATTCCTGATCCACAAACCCCTGAGTAGGCTGCCATTTGTGTTCTTCTTAAAGTGCCCGGACTAGTTCTAACAGTGACATTACCTGATGCAGGAGCTATAAAACTATACCAGACAGAATTTACCGCATTCGGTGAAGTCCAGCATCCCGGTGCTGCCGGTTCTCCACTGCCATCAGCACAATTGCTATTGCCTGTATAATAAAGACCTAATTCCATACTTTGTGCATTGCAAGGTAAGTCATTATATACCGAGCTTACATTAGCTATGCTTATGGTATAGTCAACATTTTCAGGATTTGCCCAGGTGTCAACAATTATATAGTAAGTTCCTGCTGAAGGCAAGGTTACCGTGCCAGATAAAAACCCACTGGTGGCTTGTCCTAAAGAGGCAACGCACGATGTGCCTGGCGCATCCGGACATCCGTTATATACCTGATAGCCTATATAATTTGTGCTGGCAGAAGAAAGAGTTATAGAGATGCAACGGGCAGAAGCAGTGGTGTAACTGTAAACTTTATCCTCGCCCGATTCATAATTTGTGCCGCAGGAAGAAACACTTGAGCTGTTATAATCATCACCAAAGCAGGCTGTAGTTTCATTATAGCGTTTAAATGGCAATGAGGTAATTACTAATGGACTTGCACAAGTACGGCCAACAACGGAAGTTGATGGCGCGGAAATGGAAAGGTCAAAAGCAAAACAAGATGAACGTGAATCTATTAACAAGTAATAAGTCGTTCCTGCTGTAACTGTTGCACATAATGTTTTATCATCATTGCCTGTTTGTGCCCCAATACAGTTAGCTGTAGATGGTCCACATGGGCTTGCCACAGGGCAACCGTCATAAAGAAACATCCCATTTCTGGTAGCAGTTGTTTTCAATCTAATAGAAATATCACCTGATGTTGTTGGTGTAAATATATATACATTGTCCTCGTCACCTTTATAGTTTGTAGCTCCACAAGTGGGCGTATTACCATCGGTTAGGTTATTTCCATTTCCACAGGTTGATTGTTGTGTTGCCACATAAGGCAATGATGCAACATTAATTACACCTCCACCTAAATTGCAAGATGGTGTTGTTGGAGCGGTAATACTAAAGTTTGTGAATGCAAAACATCCGGTAGAGGATCTGCAATCCATAACTACGTAGTATGTTGTTCCTGCTGTTAGACAAACAGTAATACTTTTATTACCGTTACCTTGTTGGGTACTTACGCAGTTGGCCCCATTGCCTGTTAATGGACAAGCATCAAACACAGAAAGAATGGTGTTGTTAGCGCCTGAGTTATAAGAAACTGTTATTTGTCCAGATGTTGCAGGAGTAAATGACCATACTCTGTCTTCTCCATCATAGTAGTTTGCAGTTCCGCAAGCGGTAAGTCTAATACTGTTAACATCATTAACTTGACCACAGGTAGTTCCCGATGCCATATTATAAGGCAATGATGCAATAGCGGTATATCCTGTTCCTAAGCCAGCAGGACAGCTGTAGCTGAAATCATAGCGATAAGCTAATGTGCCAAGTCCGTTACGGTTGTTACAGGTTGCCCTTGTCGTTAAAACACGATAAGTTCCTGTTGTAACACAAGTCCATTCGAGATAGGAAGCTTGTCCACAAAAGTCATTATTATATGCACCCGGTATGGCTGCTCCTGCATTGGTGTTTATGGTAATCTCTGTATTGTAAGATGTGCTACCTCCATCTGCCGCACAAAAGGAGAAAATGTATTTGTATCCTGCAGTAGCCGGAAAGGTTAAAAACTCCCTACCGTCAACAGCAATAGTCTGCCAGTTGATGCTCGGAGTAATGGAACCGGCATTACTACCGCCACTACATTGTGATTTCACTTCTGAAACACCGAATGAAAACAGGACGAATAAAATCGTTATATGTTTTAGTGTAGTTTTCATATTTATTGATTTATGGATTTACTGTATAATATTTCTTCTTTTGCATTACATGCCTGCTCTGCCAACTGAAAAGATGCTTGTTTCTTTTCCATAATCATAAACTGCATTTTATCCATCAGGTCATAAAAAGAATCGGTTGCATTTTCAGGCATGCGCACCATCAATAAATGCTGGCTTTCGCAAAAACCATGAAATTCCAAGCCTTTTATTTGTTTTAAACTTTGTTTGAAATCAGGCAGTTGCTTAACTAAGTCTAATTGTGGCACTGCAAATACAAAGTCTTTGAGCTTCTGTGGTGAAACATTCTCCTGACAAAATGCACTCTTCGACAGCAGAAGAATCATGATAATGTAAACAAGTTTTTTCATATTAAATTGAATTTAACAGTGCTTATATACGCCCAAGTGCTCCAAAAGGTTATAGTTAGGTCAGCATGATTACTTTTGTAAGAAGTGTAATGTTTTAGGATTAAAGTGGACCGTTTTATAATCATTTAAGCAATTTGCCTTGTAGTTTGATATTTATTACAGAAATTAGCAGCAAATTATTTTTAAAACTTGAGCAACACAGGTAAAAAAATTTATTTTATAAGTGACTTTCACCTCGGAGCACCAACAAGTGAAGAGAGTTTAATCAGAGAGCGCAAAATCTGTCAATGGTTAGAAACAATTAAGGCTGATGTTTCAATACTTTTTATACTTGGAGATGTATTTGATTTTTGGTTTGAATACCGCCACGTTGTGCCAAAAGGATATGTAAGAATTTTAGGAAAATTAGCAGAAATAGCCGACAAAGGAATACCAATCTATCTGTTTACAGGTAATCACGATATGTGGATGTTTGATTATTTACCAAAAGAATTGGGCATTAAACTTTATCGTCAGCCGGAAGAATTTAATTTTGATAACAGAAAATTTTTAATAGGACATGGTGATGGTTTGGGCCCTGGTGATCATGGGTATAAATTCATTAAAAAAGTATTTGCTAATAAATTTTGTCAATGGTTGTTCGCCCGTCTCCACCCTAATTTTGGAATTTCATTAGCTAACTTCTGGAGTCGTAAGAGCAGACAACATACCGGTCATCATGATGCAAAATATTTAGGTGACGATAAAGAATATTTGGTTCAGTATATTATTGAAACTGAAAAAACAAAGCATTTTGATTATTACATTTTTGGCCATAGGCACCTGCCCATAGATAAACAGATTGAGAGTAGCCACTATATTAATTTAGGTGACTGGCTTTCTTATTTTACTTATGCAGAATGGGATGGAAGTAAACTTTCATTAAAGAAATTTGAAGCATAAGTGTTTTTTATGAAAAAGTTTAATGCTTTAAAATTTGGTGCATGGTTCTTTTTGGCTATTTCAATTCTTGCAATTAGTGTATCATTTCGTTATTTGAAGTATGTATCAACGGGAGGCGATTGGTTAACAATAGTGTATTTGGCTGCAACTTTACTTAGTCATTTTTCAGCCTTGTCATTTTTGATTTATGGTTTTCTGTTTGTTCCTGTAGCGTTACTTTTTAAGAATAAGCAAGTTTTAATTGGGTACGCTACCACTATTGGATCAATTTCCTTGTTAGTACTCATTTTAGACACTTTTGTCTATGACCTTTATCGTTTTCATATCAATGGGTTTGTTTTGGATATGGTTTTTGGAGGAGCTTTTTCCGAAATCTTTGTTTTTGATTTATTAATTTATTTGAAGGTTGCTTTTTTTGTGGTTCTATTAACCGGTATTATTTATCTTATTGCACGAATTATCTGGAACTTGTTTGAAGGCGATAAATTGAAAGGTGGAAAACAAATTGCCTGT encodes:
- a CDS encoding UDP-2,3-diacylglucosamine diphosphatase encodes the protein MSNTGKKIYFISDFHLGAPTSEESLIRERKICQWLETIKADVSILFILGDVFDFWFEYRHVVPKGYVRILGKLAEIADKGIPIYLFTGNHDMWMFDYLPKELGIKLYRQPEEFNFDNRKFLIGHGDGLGPGDHGYKFIKKVFANKFCQWLFARLHPNFGISLANFWSRKSRQHTGHHDAKYLGDDKEYLVQYIIETEKTKHFDYYIFGHRHLPIDKQIESSHYINLGDWLSYFTYAEWDGSKLSLKKFEA